A DNA window from Setaria viridis chromosome 2, Setaria_viridis_v4.0, whole genome shotgun sequence contains the following coding sequences:
- the LOC117843986 gene encoding disease resistance protein At4g27190-like, protein MKTFWASQLRKASCIWQWSEPYGYSRAFQYLVFLHLDCCPRLVHVLPLSMLRGRKFTPGSLSQLETLEITWCGDLREVFPLETNAKRYVKQQPQPVTLDFPGLKRIHLHELPRLHSICGVRMSAPNLETIKIRGCWSLKRLPDVGGGDKAVECDCEKEWWDRLEWDDGSQATRYKPTHSRYYKKTLLRSSVLR, encoded by the coding sequence ATGAAGACATTCTGGGCCTCACAGCTCCGGAAGGCAAGCTGTATCTGGCAGTGGAGTGAACCGTATGGATACAGccgtgcattccagtacctggTATTTTTGCACCTGGATTGCTGCCCCAGGCTGGTGCATGTACTCCCTTTGTCAATGCTGCGGGGCCGTAAGTTCACACCTGGCAGCTTGAGTCAGCTAGAAACCCTCGAGATCACGTGGTGCGGGGATCTCCGGGAGGTATTTCCTTTGGAGACCAACGCCAAGCGCTACGTGAAGCAGCAGCCTCAGCCAGTTACCCTAGACTTCCCCGGTCTCAAGCGTATCCACCTGCATGAGCTCCCTAGACTACATAGCATCTGTGGGGTCAGGATGTCCGCGCCCAATCTGGAGACCATCAAGATCAGGGGCTGCTGGAGTCTCAAACGCCTTCcggacgtcggcggcggtgacAAAGCAGTGGAGTGCGACTGCGAGAAGGAATGGTGGGACAGGCTTGAGTGGGATGATGGCTCGCAGGCGACCCGCTACAAGCCGACCCACTCGCGGTACTACAAGAAGACCCTGCTCAGGAGCTCTGTGCTCAGGTGA
- the LOC117845051 gene encoding xylanase inhibitor protein 1 gives MALASRRRLAASLLALAAVLLAGPAAATGKTGQVTVFWGQNKAEGSLREACDTGTYTFVIISFLNVFGHGKASLDLSGHPIGPIGADVKYCQSKSILVFLSIGGLGTQYSLPSVQAATDLADYLWFAFLAGHRKGVHRPFGDAAELDGIDLFIDQGPPDYYDVLARRLWSYNKDFRGRTPAQLSATPRCRYPDPRLERALATGVVTRINVRFYGADGYCAAYWQLEWDKWTAAYPNSMIYVGLPASEQTVGYVHPKNLYYGVVPVVQKAANYGGIMIWERYADKQSNYSSYAIQWA, from the coding sequence ATGGCGCTCGCAAGCCGCCGGAGGCTAGCAGCCTCCCTCCTGGCCCTCGCGGCggtcctcctcgccggcccggcggcggcgacggggaagaCCGGGCAGGTGACGGTGTTCTGGGGCCAGAACAAAGCCGAGGGCTCCCTCCGTGAGGCCTGCGACACCGGTACCTACACCTTCGTCATCATCTCCTTCCTCAACGTCTTCGGGCACGGCAAGGCGAGCCTGGACCTGTCCGGCCACCCGATCGGCCCCATCGGCGCCGACGTCAAGTACTGCCAGTCCAAGAGCATCCTCGTCTTCCTCTCCATCGGCGGGCTCGGCACCCAGTATTCCCTGCCCAGCGTGCAGGCCGCCACCGACCTCGCCGACTACCTCTGGTTCGCCTTCCTAGCCGGCCACCGCAAGGGCGTCCACCGCCCGTTCGGCGACGCCGCGGAGCTCGACGGCATCGACCTGTTCATCGACCAGGGCCCGCCGGACTACTACGACGTGCTGGCGCGCCGGCTGTGGAGCTACAACAAGGACTTCCGCGGCCGCACGCCGGCGCAGCTGTCGGCGACGCCGCGGTGCCGGTACCCGGACCCGCGGCTGGAGCGGGCGCTCGCCACGGGGGTCGTCACACGCATCAACGTCAGGTTCTACGGCGCCGACGGGTACTGCGCCGCCTACTGGCAGCTGGAGTGGGACAAGTGGACGGCGGCGTACCCCAACTCCATGATCTACGTGGGGCTGCCGGCGTCGGAGCAGACGGTGGGCTACGTGCACCCCAAGAACCTCTACTACGGCGTCGTCCCGGTGGTGCAGAAGGCGGCCAACTACGGCGGCATCATGATCTGGGAGCGATACGCCGACAAGCAGAGCAACTACAGCAGCTACGCCATCCAATGGGCTTGA
- the LOC117845052 gene encoding xylanase inhibitor protein 1, protein MALARWRAAASVMALAAIVIGQAAAAGNKTGQVTVFWGRNKDEGTLREACDSDLYTMVIISFLDVYGHGRYHLDLSGHPLAGIGDDIKHCQYKGIPVSLSVGGFGSGYSLPSKKAALDLFDHLWNAYFGGNKPGVSRPFGDAWLDGVDLFLERGTAADRYDVLALELAKHNIRGGPGKPLHLTATPRCGFPPAGYLKRAVDTGIFERVHVRIYDDPDCEAYWHREWDEWVAAYPATRFYVGMTASEMTHGWVHPKNVYYDVAPSVQKADNYGGFMIWDRYYDKLTNYTSIVKYYA, encoded by the coding sequence ATGGCGCTCGCGAGGTGGAGGGCAGCAGCCTCCGTCATGGCCCTGGCGGCCATCGTGatcgggcaggcggcggcggcggggaacaAGACCGGCCAGGTGACCGTGTTCTGGGGCCGGAACAAGGACGAGGGCACGCTCCGCGAGGCCTGCGACTCCGACCTCTACACCATGGTCATCATCTCCTTCCTCGACGTGTACGGCCACGGCCGGTACCACCTGGATCTCTCCGGCCACCCGCTCGCCGGCATCGGCGACGACATCAAGCACTGCCAGTACAAGGGCATCCCGGTGTCGCTCTCCGTCGGCGGCTTCGGCTCCGGCTACTCGCTCCCGTCCAAGAAGGCGGCGCTGGACCTCTTCGACCACCTCTGGAACGCCTACTTCGGCGGGAACAAGCCCGGCGTCAGCCGCCCCTTCGGCGACGCGTGGCTCGACGGCGTGGACCTGTTCCTGGAgcgcggcacggcggcggaccGGTACGACGTGCTGGCGCTGGAGCTGGCCAAGCACAACATCCGCGGCGGGCCCGGGAAGCCGCTGCACctgacggcgacgccgcggTGCGGGTTCCCGCCTGCGGGGTACCTGAAGCGGGCGGTGGACACGGGGATCTTCGAGAGGGTCCACGTCAGGATCTACGACGACCCCGACTGCGAGGCGTACTGGCACCGGGAGTGGGACGAGTGGGTCGCGGCGTACCCGGCGACGAGGTTCTACGTCGGGATGACGGCGTCGGAGATGACGCACGGGTGGGTCCACCCCAAGAACGTCTACTACGACGTCGCGCCGTCGGTGCAGAAGGCCGACAACTACGGCGGGTTCATGATCTGGGACCGATACTACGACAAGCTCACCAACTACACCAGCATCGTCAAGTACTACGCTTGA